The following nucleotide sequence is from Basilea psittacipulmonis DSM 24701.
GCAAAATTTTTCAAATCCGTTAAAAAAAGCGTCAACTTAACGATATGTTCAAAACGACCACCTGCCGCTTCAATCACCGCTTTCATATTTGAAAAAGCTTGTTTCACTTGGTCCTCAAAAACTTCTGAGACCAATTCGCCTGTTTCAGGATTTAAGCCAATTTGACCAGAAAGATATATCGTTTTACCTGCAGGTGCCACCACGGCTTGCGAATAAGGACCTAAGGCAGCAGGAGCTTGAGACGTTGCAATTATTTCTTTCATCATTAACCTTTTCTTCAACTATAAACTCTTCATATCATAGCACACGAACGAGATACGATTCTTGCTTCACATGCTGATAACACGGTGCATATTTTGATC
It contains:
- a CDS encoding Rid family detoxifying hydrolase, whose protein sequence is MMKEIIATSQAPAALGPYSQAVVAPAGKTIYLSGQIGLNPETGELVSEVFEDQVKQAFSNMKAVIEAAGGRFEHIVKLTLFLTDLKNFATVNQIMSDLIPAPYPARSCVQASALPKNAQFEVEAIIVV